In Saccharothrix violaceirubra, the following are encoded in one genomic region:
- a CDS encoding methyltransferase, translated as MEQWIFVEQNDVGTLFHMAGLATPMALRVAVTLGLPDRLDEGASAALLAGELDVDPVALELLLNHLVTVGVLDKTDDGYRTTAFGAHLRVDADNMLSNLLNLDNAGGRADQAFVELFHSVRTGRSAYEYRYGQDFWADLAERPRLRESFDRQMTQRFRAHVPRIVAGFDWSRFATVVDVGGGAGSLLAAILDAHPWMHGHLVDLEPTAAVARRTFLARGLDERTRVIGGSFFDPLPAEADAYLLFDILHNWDDEHARRILGRCVEAVHSEGRILIIEGVGGRRATTESDLAMLTIFGGRERRLDELRALAEPQGLVLEGVTDLTDNRCLLEFSVAG; from the coding sequence GTGGAACAGTGGATCTTCGTGGAACAGAACGACGTGGGCACCTTATTTCACATGGCCGGACTGGCCACCCCGATGGCGTTGCGGGTCGCGGTGACCCTGGGACTGCCGGACCGGCTGGACGAGGGGGCGTCCGCCGCCCTGCTGGCCGGTGAACTCGACGTCGACCCGGTCGCGCTCGAACTGCTCCTGAACCACCTCGTGACGGTCGGCGTGCTGGACAAGACCGACGACGGCTACCGCACCACCGCGTTCGGCGCGCACCTGCGGGTCGACGCGGACAACATGCTGTCGAACCTGCTGAACCTGGACAACGCCGGCGGACGCGCGGACCAGGCGTTCGTCGAGCTGTTCCACAGCGTCCGCACCGGACGTTCCGCCTACGAATACCGCTACGGCCAGGACTTCTGGGCCGACCTGGCCGAGCGGCCCCGGCTGCGGGAGTCGTTCGACCGGCAGATGACGCAACGGTTCCGCGCACACGTGCCGCGGATCGTGGCCGGGTTCGACTGGTCGCGGTTCGCCACCGTCGTGGACGTGGGCGGCGGTGCCGGCAGCCTGCTCGCCGCGATCCTCGACGCGCACCCGTGGATGCACGGACACCTGGTGGACCTCGAACCGACCGCCGCCGTAGCCCGACGCACCTTCCTCGCCAGGGGCCTCGACGAACGCACACGGGTGATCGGCGGCAGCTTCTTCGACCCCCTGCCCGCCGAGGCCGACGCCTACCTGCTGTTCGACATCCTGCACAACTGGGACGACGAGCACGCCCGGCGCATCCTGGGACGCTGCGTCGAGGCCGTGCACTCCGAAGGACGAATCCTGATCATCGAAGGGGTCGGCGGACGACGGGCCACCACCGAGAGCGACCTCGCCATGCTCACGATCTTCGGCGGTCGGGAACGTCGACTCGACGAACTGCGCGCCCTCGCCGAACCGCAGGGCCTGGTGCTCGAAGGCGTGACGGATCTGACCGACAACCGCTGCCTGCTGGAGTTCAGCGTCGCCGGGTGA
- a CDS encoding class I SAM-dependent methyltransferase has protein sequence MTARLLDDDALARSSVVANCAMNRERRLSGTNGYGRELGIDVARLITDRLAHADSFRWLDLCCGSGRALLECAALVDDDRLTITGVDLVDFFAGPAHPRVEFVTAPIGSWAPETSFDLVTCVHGLHYVGDKLGVLARAASWLADDGLLIANLDLASVVSGQGHRKVVGALRAAGFTYDGRRRRIGRTGHGKVRLPLRYLGADDRAGPNYTGQGAVNSHYA, from the coding sequence GTGACCGCGCGATTGCTGGACGACGACGCGTTGGCGCGTTCCTCCGTCGTGGCGAACTGCGCCATGAACCGGGAACGGCGGCTGTCCGGCACCAACGGGTACGGGCGCGAGCTGGGGATCGACGTCGCCCGGCTGATCACCGACCGACTGGCCCACGCCGACTCGTTCCGGTGGCTGGACCTGTGCTGCGGCAGCGGGCGGGCGTTGCTGGAGTGCGCGGCGCTCGTCGACGACGACCGGCTGACGATCACCGGTGTCGACCTGGTGGACTTCTTCGCCGGGCCCGCGCACCCGCGGGTGGAGTTCGTGACCGCGCCCATCGGCTCGTGGGCGCCGGAAACCTCCTTCGACCTGGTCACCTGCGTCCACGGGCTGCACTACGTCGGCGACAAGCTGGGCGTCCTGGCGCGGGCCGCCTCGTGGCTGGCAGACGACGGGCTGCTGATCGCCAACCTCGACCTCGCCTCCGTCGTGTCCGGGCAGGGGCACCGCAAGGTCGTCGGCGCTCTGCGCGCGGCCGGGTTCACCTACGACGGACGACGTCGGCGGATCGGTCGGACCGGTCACGGGAAGGTGCGGCTGCCGTTGCGGTACCTGGGCGCCGACGACCGGGCCGGTCCCAATTACACGGGACAGGGTGCGGTGAATTCGCACTACGCCTGA
- a CDS encoding ClpP family protease → MSTYTIPNVIARGAGGERIMDVYSHLLSERIVYLGTAIDSGVANALIAQLLYLEADNPDREINLYINNEGGDPAAMLALYDTMRYIKAPVTTTCVGQAVATGAVLLAAGAVGRRFVLPHSRVVLHQPAAQGRGTIPDLILQADEVVRVRTQLEEILSVHTGRAVTRLRHDTDRDRVFDAAGAVAYGLADHVLDHRS, encoded by the coding sequence ATGAGCACGTACACGATTCCCAACGTGATCGCGCGCGGCGCCGGCGGCGAGCGGATCATGGACGTCTACTCGCACCTGCTGTCCGAGCGGATCGTCTACCTGGGCACGGCGATCGACTCGGGCGTGGCCAACGCCCTGATCGCGCAACTGCTGTACCTGGAGGCGGACAACCCGGACCGCGAGATCAACCTGTACATCAACAACGAGGGCGGCGACCCGGCCGCCATGCTCGCCCTGTACGACACCATGCGCTACATCAAGGCCCCGGTGACCACCACGTGCGTCGGCCAGGCCGTCGCGACCGGGGCGGTGCTGCTGGCGGCCGGTGCCGTCGGACGGCGTTTCGTGCTGCCGCACTCACGCGTGGTGCTGCACCAGCCCGCCGCCCAGGGTCGGGGCACGATCCCGGACCTCATCCTCCAGGCGGACGAAGTCGTGCGCGTGCGCACGCAGTTGGAGGAGATCCTGTCCGTCCATACCGGACGCGCGGTCACGCGGCTACGTCACGACACCGACCGCGACCGGGTGTTCGACGCGGCCGGGGCGGTCGCGTACGGGCTGGCGGACCACGTGCTGGACCACCGTTCCTAG
- a CDS encoding TetR/AcrR family transcriptional regulator, translating into MADESRPGRPLRADARRNRGLLVEQAKIAFAEAGVDASLDEIARRAGVASGTLYRHFPTRLDLIEAVLAERIAGLVDLGGRLLTAEDAVDGLTAWLRAVVEHGLTYRGLAAAVLNSVTSDSGADRMSTWHAQLFETGGALLAKAREAGVVAADVRDADVLKLVGAIAWAAQDSPDRHAQADRLLALVLTGLRVRPEPIRPQQHRPR; encoded by the coding sequence ATGGCCGACGAGTCACGGCCCGGACGTCCGCTGCGCGCGGATGCCCGGCGCAATCGCGGGTTGCTGGTCGAGCAGGCGAAGATCGCGTTCGCCGAGGCGGGCGTGGACGCCTCGCTCGACGAGATCGCCCGGCGGGCCGGGGTGGCGAGCGGAACCCTGTACCGGCATTTCCCCACGCGTCTCGACCTGATCGAGGCGGTGCTGGCCGAGCGGATCGCCGGGCTGGTCGACCTCGGCGGACGCCTGCTGACGGCAGAGGACGCCGTCGACGGGCTGACCGCGTGGCTGCGCGCCGTGGTCGAGCACGGCCTGACCTACCGGGGTCTGGCGGCGGCCGTGCTGAACTCCGTGACGTCGGATTCGGGAGCGGACCGGATGTCGACCTGGCACGCGCAACTGTTCGAGACAGGTGGGGCCCTGCTGGCGAAGGCCCGCGAAGCGGGCGTGGTGGCCGCCGACGTGCGCGACGCGGACGTGCTGAAGCTGGTCGGCGCCATCGCGTGGGCCGCCCAGGACTCCCCGGACCGCCACGCCCAGGCCGACCGCCTGCTCGCGCTCGTCCTGACCGGCCTGCGGGTTCGCCCTGAGCCGATCCGCCCACAGCAGCACCGACCCCGGTGA
- a CDS encoding ATP-binding protein → MTMDEVRNTAHGGDRLVQAGIVHGGVHFHAPRPVPPRQLPALPTSFAGRVDVLAALDDVVPLRTIAGVGGIGKTWLVLRWAHRRADRFPDGQLFVDLRGFTPGTEPTAPEAAVRGFLDALGVEPGRMPPGLDGKVALYRSLTADKRLLVVLDNAASADQVEPLLPGGGACVVLVTGRRVLRALVTRHGARHLALGVLTDAEARTALELRLGRPRLDTRPDDTARLIGLCRGHPLALAILAGRAHVDPGLSLGDLVTEVEAWDDDLTTVFATSCRALTAEQFRALHLLATAPGPDIGHEAAAALIGSCPTRTLTALREASLLDHADGRYTMHDLVRRHVADAEPVDLVASRRLLDHYLRTARAADHVLYPHRDRVDAPVPRPADADEALAWFDTEHANLLAAVRTAAGHGWHDVVWWLAWALDTFHFRRGHRVDRLTVWQAALDAATHLDDPASLIGAHRNVGIAHAVLRDPEAADTHLRLALASAERHGDLAQQARTHQMLAWAGQWRGDLRQALAHGERALALHDRLDQPVRRADTLNQVGWYETLLGIDATARFRAASELHRRHGNPDGEATALDGLGSLAFDRGRHRAAVEHYRRALALRRGLGHVYGEADILERLGHAHAALGEDGQADLAWREALTLHGVQGRDQDGQRVGRLLSRISP, encoded by the coding sequence GTGACCATGGACGAGGTCCGCAACACGGCGCACGGCGGCGACCGCCTGGTCCAGGCGGGAATCGTCCACGGCGGCGTGCACTTCCACGCACCGCGGCCGGTTCCGCCGCGACAACTGCCCGCGCTGCCCACGTCGTTCGCCGGCCGCGTCGACGTGCTCGCGGCGCTCGACGACGTGGTGCCGTTGCGGACGATCGCCGGCGTGGGCGGGATCGGCAAGACCTGGCTGGTCCTGCGATGGGCGCACCGACGGGCCGACCGCTTCCCGGACGGGCAGTTGTTCGTGGACCTGCGCGGCTTCACGCCGGGCACCGAGCCGACCGCGCCGGAGGCGGCCGTCCGGGGCTTCCTCGACGCGCTGGGCGTGGAACCGGGCCGGATGCCGCCGGGCCTGGACGGCAAAGTGGCGCTGTACCGGAGCCTGACTGCCGACAAGCGCCTGCTCGTCGTGCTGGACAACGCCGCGTCCGCCGACCAGGTCGAGCCGTTGCTACCCGGCGGCGGGGCATGCGTCGTGCTGGTGACCGGACGTCGCGTGCTCCGCGCACTGGTGACCCGGCACGGCGCACGACACCTCGCCTTGGGCGTGCTCACCGACGCCGAGGCACGGACCGCGTTGGAGCTGCGGCTGGGCCGCCCCCGGCTCGACACGCGACCCGATGACACCGCGCGACTGATCGGGCTGTGCCGAGGCCATCCGCTGGCGTTGGCGATCCTGGCCGGCCGTGCCCACGTCGACCCAGGCTTGTCGTTGGGGGACCTCGTCACCGAGGTCGAGGCGTGGGACGACGACCTGACCACGGTGTTCGCCACGTCCTGTCGCGCGTTGACCGCCGAGCAGTTCCGGGCACTCCACCTCCTCGCGACCGCGCCCGGCCCGGACATCGGGCACGAAGCGGCGGCGGCGCTGATCGGTTCTTGTCCGACGCGGACGTTGACAGCGCTGCGTGAAGCCTCGCTCCTGGACCACGCCGACGGCCGCTACACCATGCACGACCTCGTCCGACGCCATGTGGCGGACGCCGAACCCGTCGACCTGGTCGCGTCGCGCAGGCTCCTCGACCACTACCTGCGCACGGCCCGCGCCGCCGACCACGTGCTGTACCCGCACCGGGACCGCGTCGACGCCCCGGTCCCGCGACCGGCGGACGCCGACGAAGCGTTGGCCTGGTTCGACACCGAACACGCCAACCTGCTCGCCGCCGTGCGCACCGCCGCCGGCCACGGGTGGCACGACGTCGTGTGGTGGCTGGCGTGGGCGCTCGACACGTTCCACTTCCGGCGCGGCCACCGCGTCGACCGGCTCACGGTCTGGCAAGCCGCGCTCGACGCCGCCACGCACCTCGACGATCCCGCGTCGCTCATCGGCGCGCACCGCAATGTCGGCATCGCCCACGCCGTCCTCCGCGACCCGGAGGCGGCCGACACCCACCTGCGCCTGGCCCTCGCGTCGGCCGAGCGGCACGGGGACCTGGCGCAGCAGGCCCGGACCCACCAGATGCTCGCCTGGGCCGGGCAGTGGCGGGGCGACCTGCGGCAGGCCCTGGCGCACGGCGAGCGGGCGTTGGCGTTGCACGACCGGCTCGACCAGCCCGTCCGCCGGGCCGACACCCTCAACCAGGTCGGCTGGTACGAAACCCTCCTGGGCATCGACGCGACGGCACGGTTCCGTGCGGCGTCGGAACTGCACCGCCGGCACGGCAACCCGGACGGGGAGGCGACCGCGCTCGACGGGCTCGGCAGCCTCGCGTTCGACCGGGGCCGGCACCGCGCCGCCGTCGAGCACTACCGCCGGGCGTTGGCGCTGCGGCGCGGACTCGGCCACGTCTACGGGGAAGCCGACATCCTCGAACGCCTCGGCCACGCGCACGCCGCCCTCGGCGAGGACGGACAGGCCGACCTCGCCTGGCGGGAAGCGCTGACCCTGCACGGGGTACAGGGACGTGACCAGGACGGCCAACGCGTCGGCCGCCTGCTGTCCCGGATCAGTCCGTGA
- a CDS encoding helix-turn-helix domain-containing protein yields MADILPFPRKRTPGPDPLWREVLGRTLRAAREEQGARLVDVAERAGISPQYLSEIERGRKEPSSEMIAAVTGALDLDLAGLLTDVAGNVRNESPVLLAA; encoded by the coding sequence ATGGCGGACATCCTCCCCTTCCCCCGCAAGCGCACGCCCGGACCCGACCCGCTCTGGCGTGAGGTACTGGGCCGGACCCTGCGCGCGGCCCGGGAGGAGCAGGGTGCCCGCCTGGTCGACGTGGCCGAACGGGCGGGCATCTCGCCCCAGTACCTGTCGGAGATCGAACGGGGTCGCAAGGAGCCGTCCAGCGAGATGATCGCGGCGGTCACCGGCGCCCTGGACCTGGACCTCGCCGGTCTCCTCACCGACGTCGCGGGCAACGTCCGCAACGAGAGCCCCGTCCTCCTGGCGGCCTAG
- a CDS encoding tetratricopeptide repeat protein — MFISHTSELRAYPAGGSFVDAVESAITRAGDVVVDMAYFAARDALPASVCREAVGSADVYVLVAGFRYGTPVRDRPEVSYTEAEFEAASESGLPRLVFLLGEDTEGPVGLTRDLEYGDRQERFRGRLRDSGLTAAMVSTPGALEAAVLHALTSSRRDEPSTVWNVPARLPGFTGRDALLARLSGALSDAGPVVVSAIAGMGGIGKTSAAVEFAHRYADDYDVVWWIAAEDPTLIPAQVALLGQVLRVVEVGDPVEVAVPMVLGRLRGRDRVLLVFDNAEHPEAVAPFLPGGRARVVITSRHTRWDGVAVAVGIDVFTPEESARFVRSKAPSLTPEEVGEVCEALGHLPSALDQATALLSDGTFTPDAYLGLLRTRAKELLHRGHDRVSVTASWSLAFDALAGRHPAALQLLTLVAWPAPEPVPLSLIGDHPEVLPEPLASVMADPLAVADVVRVLRQRALVRADAGSIHLHRVPAALLRGDAADWAVTAFTLMIRNEPGYAWSNPAVWPHWQRLLPHLLAVTAPDRHDLLADHHDALAKLLDGISTYLATSGHAHQAIPHARRAYDLARERQGDDDPRTLRYANNLSIRLKAAAEDRAAREIGADTLARLRRVLGADHPGTLRAAGNLVLGLIESGEHQAARELGADTMARFRRVLGEDHPDTLSSANNLAIALGKVGDRRAAREIFEDCLARCRRVLGADHPDTLMTAHNLAVELADSGDSRAARGLFEEALSGYRRVLGDRHPHTRHCADCLVKVVRHLGDGERADALQAWIDSVTR; from the coding sequence GGCGTCGGTGTGCCGCGAGGCGGTCGGGAGCGCGGACGTCTACGTGCTGGTGGCCGGTTTCCGCTATGGGACGCCGGTGCGGGACCGGCCTGAGGTGTCCTACACCGAGGCGGAATTCGAAGCCGCCTCGGAATCGGGCCTCCCGCGCCTGGTGTTCCTGCTGGGCGAGGACACCGAAGGGCCCGTGGGACTGACCCGCGACCTGGAGTACGGGGACCGGCAAGAGCGGTTTCGCGGGCGGTTGCGCGACAGCGGCCTGACCGCGGCGATGGTCTCCACGCCCGGCGCGTTGGAGGCGGCCGTGCTGCACGCCCTGACCTCGTCGCGACGCGATGAGCCGTCGACGGTGTGGAACGTGCCCGCGCGGCTCCCCGGCTTCACCGGCCGGGATGCCCTGCTGGCGCGGTTGTCCGGGGCGTTGTCGGACGCGGGTCCGGTGGTGGTGTCCGCGATCGCCGGAATGGGCGGGATCGGGAAGACCAGCGCCGCCGTGGAGTTCGCGCACCGGTACGCGGACGACTACGACGTGGTGTGGTGGATCGCCGCCGAGGACCCGACGTTGATCCCGGCGCAGGTGGCGCTCCTCGGGCAGGTGTTACGCGTGGTCGAGGTGGGCGACCCGGTCGAGGTGGCCGTGCCCATGGTGCTGGGCCGGCTGCGTGGGCGCGACCGGGTGTTGCTGGTGTTCGACAACGCCGAACACCCCGAGGCGGTCGCACCCTTCCTGCCCGGCGGACGGGCGCGGGTGGTGATCACCTCGCGCCACACCCGGTGGGACGGTGTCGCCGTCGCGGTGGGGATCGACGTGTTCACCCCGGAGGAATCGGCCCGCTTCGTCCGGTCGAAGGCGCCGTCGCTGACCCCGGAGGAGGTCGGCGAGGTCTGCGAGGCGCTCGGGCACCTGCCGTCGGCGCTGGACCAGGCCACCGCGCTCCTCTCGGACGGGACCTTCACGCCCGATGCCTACCTGGGGCTGCTGCGTACCCGGGCGAAGGAGTTGTTGCACCGAGGGCATGATCGCGTGTCGGTGACGGCCTCGTGGTCGCTCGCGTTCGACGCGCTCGCGGGACGACACCCCGCCGCGCTCCAGTTGCTCACGCTGGTGGCCTGGCCGGCGCCCGAGCCGGTGCCGTTGAGCCTGATCGGCGATCACCCCGAGGTCCTGCCCGAACCGTTGGCGTCGGTGATGGCCGATCCGCTGGCGGTCGCCGACGTCGTGCGGGTGCTGCGTCAGCGTGCCCTCGTGCGGGCGGACGCGGGGAGCATCCACCTGCACCGCGTCCCCGCCGCCCTGCTCCGCGGTGACGCCGCCGACTGGGCGGTCACCGCGTTCACCCTGATGATCCGCAACGAGCCCGGGTACGCGTGGTCCAATCCCGCGGTCTGGCCGCACTGGCAACGGTTGCTGCCCCACCTGCTCGCCGTCACCGCACCCGACCGCCACGACCTCCTGGCCGACCACCACGACGCCCTCGCCAAGCTGCTCGACGGCATCTCGACCTACCTCGCCACCAGCGGTCACGCGCACCAGGCGATTCCGCACGCCCGCCGGGCCTACGACCTCGCCCGTGAGCGCCAGGGCGACGACGATCCCCGGACTCTCCGCTACGCCAACAACCTGTCCATCCGGCTGAAGGCCGCGGCCGAGGACCGGGCCGCGCGCGAGATCGGCGCGGACACCCTGGCCCGACTGCGTCGAGTCCTGGGTGCGGACCACCCCGGCACGCTCCGCGCCGCCGGCAACCTGGTGCTGGGCCTGATCGAATCGGGTGAGCACCAGGCGGCCCGTGAACTCGGCGCGGACACGATGGCCAGGTTCCGCCGGGTGCTCGGCGAGGACCACCCCGACACCCTCAGTTCCGCGAACAACCTCGCCATCGCCCTGGGCAAGGTGGGCGACCGCCGGGCGGCGCGGGAGATCTTCGAGGACTGCCTGGCCCGGTGCCGCCGCGTCCTGGGAGCGGACCACCCGGACACCCTCATGACCGCGCACAACCTCGCCGTCGAGCTGGCGGACTCGGGTGATTCCCGGGCCGCGCGCGGACTGTTCGAGGAAGCGCTGTCCGGGTATCGCCGTGTGCTGGGCGACCGCCATCCCCACACCCGCCACTGCGCCGACTGCCTCGTGAAGGTCGTGCGGCACCTCGGTGACGGAGAACGGGCCGATGCGCTCCAGGCGTGGATCGACAGCGTCACTCGATGA
- a CDS encoding nuclear transport factor 2 family protein, producing the protein MTSTHQDRIAITDLVNRHGHLVDAGDLDELDALFTPDVVYDVTALGFGSLRGTAALREAALALGTANPVGHHVTNIVITDLDENSARVRSKGIGITTDGKADSVVYDDTVVRHSDGWKISHRRVIARREPLSGRTTGPVEILERWRRAVVKQSTKDLADLYAVDAVHEFPFTRPEFPSRLTGRGEILAWTTTIWNSTPLRYARYRTLALHHTGDPGTIVVEQEAVGTHPATGDFVLPNLIVLTTRHGWITHLRDYVDIEAAGAALGSAVIE; encoded by the coding sequence ATGACGTCGACCCACCAGGACCGGATCGCCATCACCGACCTGGTCAACCGGCACGGCCACCTCGTGGACGCGGGCGACCTCGACGAACTCGACGCCCTGTTCACGCCGGACGTGGTCTACGACGTGACGGCCCTCGGCTTCGGCTCGTTACGCGGCACCGCCGCCCTCCGCGAGGCCGCGCTCGCCCTGGGCACCGCCAACCCGGTCGGCCACCACGTCACCAACATCGTGATCACCGACCTCGACGAGAACTCGGCACGGGTCCGCTCCAAGGGCATCGGCATCACGACCGACGGCAAGGCGGACAGCGTCGTCTACGACGACACCGTCGTCCGCCACTCCGACGGCTGGAAGATCAGCCACCGCAGGGTGATCGCGAGACGCGAGCCCTTGAGCGGACGCACGACCGGCCCGGTCGAGATCCTGGAACGCTGGCGCCGCGCCGTCGTCAAACAGTCCACAAAGGACTTGGCGGACCTGTACGCCGTCGACGCGGTCCACGAGTTCCCCTTCACCCGGCCGGAGTTCCCGTCCCGACTGACGGGCCGAGGCGAGATCCTCGCCTGGACGACCACGATCTGGAACTCGACCCCGTTGCGGTACGCGCGGTACCGCACGCTGGCCCTCCACCACACCGGCGACCCGGGGACGATCGTCGTCGAACAGGAGGCCGTGGGCACCCACCCCGCCACCGGGGATTTCGTGCTGCCCAACCTCATCGTGCTCACCACCCGCCACGGGTGGATCACCCACCTGCGCGACTACGTCGACATCGAGGCCGCCGGCGCCGCACTGGGATCGGCCGTCATCGAGTGA
- a CDS encoding ClpP family protease, whose translation MANDKRPLFDHRLRERFLGQRVLVLDGPLDDDNGTALATQMLSLAAESPGKDIALWINSPGGSVPAMLAIRDVMRLVPCDVATLALGLACSAGQFLLSAGTKGKRYALPHARILMHQGSAGIGGSAVEVEVQADDLRHTRDTVLALISEDTGRPVDQIFTDSLHDRWFTTAQALEYGFIDHVVGSLDQVVPVRATNWG comes from the coding sequence ATGGCCAACGACAAGCGACCACTGTTCGACCACCGGCTCCGGGAACGCTTCCTCGGACAGCGCGTCCTCGTGCTCGACGGACCGCTCGACGACGACAACGGGACGGCGCTCGCCACCCAGATGCTCTCCCTCGCCGCGGAGAGCCCCGGCAAGGACATCGCGTTGTGGATCAACTCGCCGGGCGGCTCGGTGCCCGCGATGCTCGCCATCCGCGACGTGATGCGGCTCGTGCCCTGCGACGTGGCGACGCTCGCGCTGGGCCTGGCGTGCAGCGCCGGCCAGTTCCTGTTGTCCGCCGGTACCAAGGGGAAGCGCTACGCCCTGCCGCACGCCCGCATCCTCATGCACCAGGGCTCGGCGGGCATCGGCGGTTCGGCCGTGGAGGTCGAGGTCCAGGCCGACGACCTGCGGCACACCCGGGACACGGTGCTCGCGCTCATCTCCGAGGACACCGGCCGCCCGGTGGACCAGATCTTCACGGACTCCCTGCACGACAGGTGGTTCACCACCGCGCAGGCCCTGGAGTACGGGTTCATCGACCACGTCGTGGGCAGCCTCGACCAGGTCGTGCCGGTCCGCGCGACGAACTGGGGCTGA